A window from Aliamphritea hakodatensis encodes these proteins:
- a CDS encoding isopenicillin N synthase family dioxygenase, with product MQANNQDYAAAKALSPEDIPVIDFAPLIQNGDIEAVSQPLMEAALNTGFFYIKNHGIDQRLIDNALETSKAFFRLPAEQKQAVAVNTSQRGWLAPGMATLEGAKTHDLKEIFFTGPEQWSDALIAKKAQIPLIADNLWPEFYPALKDNVVPYYDAVCQLGHQVLKAIAVGMGEEADFFAKRYTSPLGRGQLVYYPRSSSEDEAQERFGAAAHTDFGVITLLLQDNNGGLQVLNKQNEWVEAQPIDGTFVCNIGDLLHRWTNNHLSSNLHRVINRSGHERFSMPIFFDPDPDAIIDSRDFKKLANEAAKYPAVSVADYIDSKNRKAFAQYK from the coding sequence ATGCAAGCGAACAACCAGGATTACGCTGCCGCTAAAGCTTTATCACCGGAAGATATTCCCGTGATCGACTTTGCTCCGCTGATTCAGAATGGCGATATCGAAGCCGTTAGCCAGCCGCTCATGGAAGCTGCACTGAATACCGGTTTTTTCTATATTAAAAATCATGGTATTGATCAGCGACTTATCGACAATGCACTGGAAACGTCAAAAGCATTTTTCCGCCTGCCTGCGGAACAAAAACAGGCAGTGGCTGTAAACACCTCACAGCGGGGCTGGCTGGCACCGGGAATGGCAACCCTGGAAGGCGCTAAAACCCACGATCTGAAAGAAATTTTCTTTACCGGTCCGGAACAGTGGTCCGATGCCCTTATCGCTAAAAAAGCCCAGATTCCCCTGATCGCCGATAACCTGTGGCCAGAATTTTACCCGGCCCTCAAAGATAACGTCGTGCCTTATTATGATGCCGTCTGTCAGCTTGGCCATCAGGTACTCAAAGCAATCGCCGTTGGCATGGGTGAGGAAGCCGACTTCTTCGCCAAACGTTATACCAGCCCACTCGGCCGGGGCCAGTTGGTGTACTATCCACGCTCCAGCTCAGAAGACGAAGCTCAGGAACGTTTCGGTGCTGCCGCACATACTGACTTTGGTGTCATTACCCTGTTACTGCAGGACAACAATGGCGGCCTGCAGGTGCTGAACAAGCAGAATGAATGGGTCGAAGCTCAGCCCATTGACGGCACCTTTGTCTGCAACATTGGCGACCTGCTGCATCGCTGGACCAATAACCACCTGTCTTCCAACCTGCACCGGGTGATTAACCGCTCCGGCCACGAACGCTTTTCAATGCCGATCTTCTTTGATCCGGATCCGGATGCCATTATCGATTCCCGGGACTTTAAAAAACTGGCGAATGAAGCGGCCAAATACCCGGCGGTATCCGTGGCAGATTACATCGACAGCAAAAACCGTAAAGCCTTCGCACAATATAAGTGA
- a CDS encoding MFS transporter: protein MLRVVWLGGAQMSAWGCLLYSFPMLAEALLAEYGWSRFEVYAAGSVAMAVAAVSAYPVGRWIDLGYGRAVMCLGGLLGAGVLCGLSQVEAVWQLYALYVLMGMALAASLYEPLFACVTFCFGVEQARYIIPRLTLWAGFASLVFMPYTQLLIDTFGWRMAMPVLGLTYVLIAPGIYCWLLKPPEKLPEVRKPASQTVDGVLRLSVFWYLVVAFVGYGLIQAGLNFHLFAILLEKQLGVATAIWLVAMLGPVQVAGRIWLMLLLRSRAATGAAVMLTLFQPLVLLAMYLSSALVPLWVVIIVFYGLLGGSLIIVKGIVIIDYFPDQPYGRVNALLTAPYNLAQAVAPLVGAALWLLGSSYDSYLWLLFGVSLLIPLSFYLARRGHERGNSEAERVV, encoded by the coding sequence ATGCTGAGAGTTGTCTGGCTGGGGGGCGCGCAGATGAGCGCCTGGGGCTGTTTGCTATACAGCTTTCCCATGCTGGCCGAAGCCTTGCTGGCTGAGTATGGCTGGTCCAGATTTGAAGTCTATGCCGCTGGCAGCGTGGCGATGGCAGTGGCTGCGGTCAGTGCCTATCCGGTGGGGAGGTGGATTGATCTGGGCTACGGCCGGGCGGTGATGTGTCTGGGCGGGCTGTTAGGCGCCGGTGTGCTCTGTGGTCTGTCACAGGTTGAGGCGGTCTGGCAATTATACGCGCTGTACGTACTGATGGGGATGGCACTGGCGGCCAGCCTGTATGAGCCGCTGTTTGCCTGTGTGACCTTTTGTTTCGGCGTGGAGCAGGCCCGTTACATCATCCCGCGGCTGACCCTGTGGGCAGGCTTTGCCAGTCTGGTTTTCATGCCGTATACCCAGTTGTTGATTGATACCTTTGGCTGGCGCATGGCGATGCCGGTGTTAGGGCTGACCTATGTGCTGATTGCCCCGGGTATCTATTGCTGGCTGCTTAAGCCGCCTGAAAAACTGCCTGAGGTGCGTAAACCGGCGTCGCAAACCGTGGACGGTGTGCTCAGGCTGAGTGTTTTCTGGTATCTGGTGGTTGCATTTGTGGGCTACGGCCTGATTCAGGCCGGGCTGAATTTTCATCTGTTTGCCATCCTGCTGGAAAAGCAGTTAGGCGTTGCAACGGCAATCTGGCTGGTGGCGATGCTAGGGCCGGTTCAGGTTGCCGGCCGTATTTGGCTAATGCTGCTACTGCGTTCCCGGGCGGCTACCGGTGCCGCTGTCATGCTGACCCTGTTTCAGCCGCTGGTTTTACTGGCAATGTACTTAAGCAGTGCGCTTGTGCCTTTATGGGTGGTGATCATCGTGTTTTACGGTTTACTCGGCGGCAGTCTGATCATCGTGAAAGGCATTGTCATTATTGATTATTTCCCTGATCAGCCATACGGACGGGTGAATGCCTTGCTGACGGCACCCTATAATCTTGCTCAGGCGGTCGCACCTCTGGTGGGGGCTGCCCTGTGGCTGCTGGGCAGTTCCTATGACAGTTATCTGTGGTTGCTGTTTGGCGTAAGTTTGCTGATTCCGCTGAGTTTTTATCTGGCGCGGCGTGGGCATGAAAGAGGCAATTCAGAGGCGGAGCGGGTTGTGTGA
- a CDS encoding TRAP transporter permease: protein MFSNLTAPDSRYAVWMLRFIALWAFAASVFHLYTAYIGFLEPRTQRSLHLMFMLPLVFLMFPRRRNQVSVDHPFIPGPTAIVLFILSILPFLYSWLEADRINLRLEGIDEVLPVELWMGTLATVLLLEALRRSVSPILAGLVTVGISYLFLTEYMPGIFNYRDMPYYEIIETLYLFNGQGMFGSITGIAATMVAIFIAYGAFMEASGVGKLFTQGGQLIAGRYSGGPAKVAVVTSAFFGTMSGSASANVFTTGSFTIPMMKRIGFRPQVAGGIETAASVGGQSAPPIMGAGAFIMSEITNTPYSEIIVAAILGSLCFFTLIFVSVHFEARKHGLKGMDASELPTTAEVLKKLYLLIPIVVLIVLLMLRYSPHMSALYSIIATLVVVTLTSERFSPKKLFDVLVTAGRNTVTIAVACAGAGIIVAVLTKTGLVVSIGSIVTDIANGQMWVAAIALMFVTLIMGMGVPTTPAYVITSAIGAPLLINEFGAPVLAAHMFIFYFAILADATPPVSIASYAAASIARCNPLLTGLHASRMAIAGYVVGFSYLFVPEMRMEGSFISIIAHLTAIVGGLSLLAAGIAGYFSSHLNILARLLLIGLGIGIALFSWIDVYLRDAAVLGVFLLLYLFSKSRASRAEAVS from the coding sequence ATGTTTTCTAATCTGACTGCGCCGGACAGCCGTTATGCTGTCTGGATGCTGCGATTTATTGCGCTGTGGGCATTTGCGGCCAGTGTCTTCCATCTTTATACCGCTTATATCGGATTTCTGGAGCCGCGGACCCAGCGTTCCCTGCATCTGATGTTTATGCTGCCGCTGGTGTTTCTGATGTTTCCGCGCCGGCGCAATCAGGTCAGTGTGGATCATCCTTTTATTCCCGGGCCAACGGCAATCGTGCTGTTTATCCTGTCGATTTTGCCTTTTCTGTATTCCTGGCTTGAAGCCGACCGGATCAACCTGCGTCTGGAAGGCATTGATGAAGTGCTGCCGGTTGAGCTGTGGATGGGCACGCTGGCAACGGTGCTGTTGCTGGAAGCCCTGCGCCGTTCGGTATCGCCGATTTTGGCGGGGCTGGTTACCGTTGGGATCAGTTATCTGTTTCTGACCGAGTATATGCCCGGCATCTTTAATTACCGGGATATGCCGTATTACGAAATTATTGAAACCCTTTACCTGTTTAACGGCCAGGGCATGTTTGGCTCGATTACCGGCATCGCGGCGACTATGGTGGCGATCTTTATTGCCTATGGTGCGTTCATGGAAGCCAGCGGTGTGGGTAAGTTATTCACCCAGGGCGGACAACTGATTGCCGGCCGTTACAGCGGTGGTCCGGCGAAGGTTGCAGTGGTGACCTCGGCATTCTTTGGCACCATGAGTGGCTCTGCCTCGGCCAACGTATTTACCACCGGCTCGTTTACCATTCCGATGATGAAGCGTATCGGTTTCCGGCCGCAGGTTGCCGGCGGCATTGAAACCGCCGCCAGTGTGGGTGGTCAGAGCGCGCCGCCGATCATGGGGGCAGGGGCCTTCATCATGTCGGAAATTACCAATACGCCGTACAGTGAAATCATTGTCGCGGCTATATTAGGTTCGTTGTGTTTCTTTACACTTATTTTCGTATCAGTGCATTTTGAAGCCCGTAAGCATGGTCTGAAAGGGATGGATGCCAGCGAGCTGCCAACCACGGCCGAAGTGCTGAAAAAACTCTATCTGCTGATTCCTATCGTGGTATTAATCGTGTTGCTGATGTTGCGTTATTCTCCGCATATGTCGGCCCTGTATTCGATTATAGCCACGCTGGTCGTGGTTACCCTGACCTCGGAGCGGTTCAGCCCTAAGAAGCTGTTTGATGTGCTGGTGACGGCCGGGCGTAATACCGTGACCATTGCCGTGGCCTGTGCCGGTGCCGGTATCATTGTTGCGGTGCTGACGAAAACCGGTCTGGTTGTTTCTATCGGTTCCATTGTGACTGATATTGCCAACGGCCAGATGTGGGTGGCGGCTATTGCGCTGATGTTTGTCACGCTGATAATGGGCATGGGGGTGCCGACGACGCCTGCGTACGTGATTACCTCGGCAATCGGTGCGCCGTTGCTGATTAATGAATTCGGTGCGCCGGTGCTGGCTGCGCATATGTTTATTTTCTACTTTGCCATTCTGGCGGATGCTACACCACCGGTATCCATTGCTTCATATGCGGCGGCGTCTATTGCCCGCTGTAATCCGTTGCTTACCGGCTTGCATGCTTCGCGGATGGCGATTGCCGGTTATGTGGTGGGCTTCAGTTATCTGTTTGTGCCGGAAATGCGCATGGAAGGCAGTTTTATCAGCATCATTGCCCATCTGACGGCCATTGTCGGCGGGTTGTCATTGCTGGCAGCGGGAATAGCCGGCTATTTCTCCAGCCATCTGAATATTCTGGCCCGGCTGTTGTTAATTGGCTTAGGTATCGGTATCGCGCTGTTCTCCTGGATTGATGTGTATCTGCGTGATGCTGCTGTGCTGGGGGTATTCCTGCTGCTGTATCTGTTTTCAAAAAGCCGGGCTTCCCGGGCAGAGGCTGTTTCCTGA
- a CDS encoding TAXI family TRAP transporter solute-binding subunit: MIRKKILNQVCSAAIALGVSVSANAEVLEWTSGQLGGGWFTMASGVSNLVKDAYPDLTLKIVPGGGTTNPTKIDRGISQFGWGLDTFSYQASKGVVLYNNKPHENLMMVGMSFSDIFYHMVASENAKYNSIEDLLKNGKDVNIAVVKRGSSGEQAFRWMMEQFGTSYDDLKDRGFKINHGNFSEMSSQFKDGQVDYVFGGQGLPGAAMIDMGQARKMHLVNFSDKTLKGLNEKYGFLNGTIPADTYEGVAAANTIKMATTLLVGKNVSEDTVYKVTKTLCENNAKLSSIHASMKAFDCATAFKNAPAPVHPGAAKYYKEAGYM, translated from the coding sequence ATGATAAGAAAAAAAATACTCAATCAAGTTTGTTCAGCGGCGATTGCGCTGGGTGTGTCAGTAAGCGCAAATGCTGAAGTGCTGGAGTGGACCTCAGGTCAGCTGGGTGGCGGCTGGTTCACCATGGCGTCCGGGGTGTCTAACCTGGTGAAAGATGCCTATCCTGATCTGACCCTTAAAATTGTACCGGGTGGTGGTACCACGAACCCGACCAAGATTGACCGTGGCATCAGCCAGTTTGGCTGGGGTCTGGACACTTTTTCGTATCAGGCCAGCAAAGGTGTGGTGCTGTATAACAACAAGCCCCATGAAAACCTGATGATGGTTGGCATGAGCTTCTCGGATATTTTCTACCACATGGTGGCCAGCGAGAATGCTAAATATAATTCCATTGAAGACCTGCTGAAGAACGGTAAAGACGTAAACATTGCGGTTGTTAAGCGTGGCTCTTCCGGTGAGCAGGCGTTCCGCTGGATGATGGAACAGTTTGGCACCAGCTACGATGACCTGAAAGACCGGGGCTTCAAGATTAACCACGGTAACTTCAGCGAGATGAGCTCCCAGTTCAAAGACGGTCAGGTTGATTACGTCTTCGGCGGTCAGGGCCTGCCGGGTGCTGCAATGATCGATATGGGTCAGGCCCGTAAGATGCATCTGGTGAACTTCTCAGACAAAACCCTGAAAGGCCTGAACGAAAAGTACGGTTTCCTTAACGGTACGATTCCTGCTGATACCTATGAAGGTGTGGCAGCGGCCAATACCATTAAAATGGCGACGACTTTGCTGGTAGGTAAAAATGTTAGCGAAGACACGGTGTATAAGGTGACTAAAACCCTGTGTGAGAATAACGCTAAATTGTCCAGCATTCATGCTTCCATGAAGGCGTTTGATTGTGCCACCGCATTCAAGAATGCGCCGGCTCCGGTTCATCCGGGTGCTGCCAAGTACTACAAAGAAGCGGGTTACATGTAA
- a CDS encoding GntR family transcriptional regulator, which translates to MSTDSTTAKQPSADIKESIYQRVSNMAIKFQFRPGERINEGKLAKQLDVSRTPLREAMQQLVSEKLLRWERNKGFFCRELDEKEVFDLYEYRQLLEEQAVRLACRRATDEQLQEFADFYAGIHGIYQQDKTVSNLKIDQKFHETLARLSDNEEIVNALCNVNQRIYFMRWIDVTSEKVFEPSHKRIVEAVVARNEEEAVSLIGEHVSRRREEISVSIRQAYGLIYTGQMPIE; encoded by the coding sequence ATGTCAACGGATTCAACCACGGCGAAGCAGCCGTCAGCAGATATCAAAGAGTCTATCTACCAGCGCGTCAGTAATATGGCGATCAAGTTTCAGTTTCGCCCTGGTGAGCGGATCAACGAGGGCAAGCTGGCCAAACAGCTGGATGTCAGCCGTACCCCGCTGCGCGAAGCCATGCAGCAACTGGTGTCTGAAAAGTTATTACGCTGGGAACGGAATAAAGGTTTCTTTTGCCGCGAACTGGATGAAAAAGAAGTATTTGATCTGTACGAATACCGGCAGTTACTTGAAGAACAGGCGGTGCGGCTGGCGTGCCGCCGGGCAACCGATGAGCAGTTGCAGGAATTTGCTGACTTTTATGCCGGTATACACGGGATTTACCAGCAGGATAAAACCGTCTCTAATCTGAAGATTGACCAGAAGTTTCATGAAACCCTGGCACGGTTGTCGGATAACGAAGAGATTGTTAATGCCCTGTGTAATGTTAATCAGCGGATTTATTTTATGCGCTGGATAGATGTTACCTCTGAGAAGGTCTTTGAGCCGAGCCATAAGCGCATTGTTGAAGCGGTTGTGGCCCGCAATGAAGAAGAGGCTGTCAGCTTGATTGGTGAGCATGTCAGCCGTCGCCGGGAAGAAATTTCAGTGTCTATCCGTCAGGCTTACGGGCTGATCTACACTGGCCAGATGCCCATCGAGTAA
- a CDS encoding DUF547 domain-containing protein, with protein sequence MATYSRNRLTQLLPFILSLLLLGLNSGQVQAAPKAELWPLWQPTVATGQSAVPDFKHWENFLSQYVRRYADGLNRVDYASVTPADKAQLKALLEQLSTTDPRGWGPATQKTFWINTYNLAVVSLVLDHYPLDSIRDIRLSFSSLFNGGPWEDKTLSVTGQELSLNDIEHRILRPIWPDRRLHFALNCASVGCPNLATQIYRVETLDQQLDAAEQDFLRNNRAVLWQPGSNTLQLSSIFNWYQVDFAANENQLLDYLQQQGAVSPGILSTPDLKISYDYNWNLNTDS encoded by the coding sequence TTGGCCACATACTCCCGCAACCGGCTGACACAATTGCTGCCTTTTATACTGAGCCTTCTGTTGCTTGGCCTGAACTCCGGCCAGGTGCAGGCGGCGCCCAAAGCAGAACTCTGGCCATTATGGCAACCGACAGTTGCCACCGGGCAGTCCGCTGTACCGGACTTTAAACACTGGGAAAACTTCCTCAGTCAGTATGTTCGCAGGTATGCCGACGGTCTGAACCGGGTGGATTACGCCAGCGTCACCCCGGCAGATAAAGCACAGTTAAAAGCCCTGCTGGAACAACTGTCCACCACAGACCCGCGGGGCTGGGGGCCGGCCACCCAAAAAACCTTCTGGATAAATACCTATAATCTGGCGGTGGTTTCACTGGTGCTGGATCACTATCCGCTGGATTCAATCCGGGATATACGCCTGAGTTTCAGCAGCCTGTTTAACGGTGGCCCCTGGGAAGATAAGACCCTCAGTGTCACCGGCCAGGAATTGTCTCTGAATGATATTGAACACCGCATCCTGCGCCCCATATGGCCGGACCGCCGGCTGCACTTTGCCCTGAACTGCGCCAGTGTTGGCTGCCCTAATCTGGCCACACAGATTTACCGGGTGGAGACGCTGGATCAGCAACTGGATGCTGCCGAACAGGACTTCCTGCGCAATAACCGGGCGGTTTTATGGCAGCCCGGTTCAAACACTCTGCAGCTTTCCAGCATCTTTAACTGGTATCAGGTTGATTTTGCCGCGAACGAAAACCAGTTGCTCGATTACCTGCAGCAACAGGGCGCAGTCAGCCCCGGGATCCTCAGCACACCGGACCTGAAGATCAGTTATGACTACAACTGGAACCTCAACACTGACAGCTGA
- a CDS encoding NAD(P)-dependent oxidoreductase, with protein MKIGFIGLGNMGSGMAANLLEHCRGNGYELQVLDLNPAAVQRLVDKGAADGESVARMATDCDVLFTSLPSAVQVNEVAFGPDGILENAREGCCWFETSTNELAQWQQVLAGAPAHMILIDAPVTGGSEGAAQGRLTMLLGAEPEALLPYQDVLASFTQKAVRMGPAGAGYVTKLSQLHLNYLVAQGIGEALMLGAKAGLDLHTLSDVLSHSCAQSYVVDNYIPKVLDGSYDESFALGLATKDMRLITELGSHLNVELALADKVYATYQQAIDAYGPQVPHLNVVRLLEERSGQVLR; from the coding sequence ATGAAAATAGGCTTCATTGGTCTGGGCAATATGGGCTCAGGTATGGCGGCAAACCTGTTGGAACACTGTCGCGGGAATGGATATGAATTACAGGTGCTGGATCTTAATCCTGCCGCCGTACAGCGGTTAGTGGATAAAGGCGCTGCAGACGGAGAGTCGGTTGCCCGGATGGCTACTGACTGTGACGTACTGTTTACCTCGTTACCCAGCGCGGTTCAGGTGAATGAAGTGGCATTTGGTCCGGACGGCATTCTGGAGAACGCCCGGGAAGGTTGTTGCTGGTTTGAAACCAGCACCAACGAACTGGCGCAATGGCAACAGGTGCTGGCGGGGGCACCGGCGCATATGATCCTGATTGACGCACCGGTCACCGGCGGGAGTGAAGGGGCGGCGCAAGGCCGGCTGACGATGTTGTTGGGGGCAGAGCCTGAAGCGCTGCTGCCCTATCAGGATGTACTGGCCAGTTTTACCCAAAAAGCTGTCCGTATGGGGCCTGCCGGGGCTGGCTATGTGACTAAGCTCAGCCAGTTGCATCTGAATTATCTGGTGGCACAGGGTATCGGTGAAGCCTTAATGCTGGGCGCTAAGGCCGGGCTGGATTTGCATACCCTGAGCGATGTGCTGAGTCACAGTTGTGCCCAGAGTTATGTGGTGGATAACTATATCCCGAAAGTACTGGATGGCAGCTATGATGAGTCCTTTGCGCTGGGCCTTGCTACCAAGGATATGCGTCTGATTACCGAGCTGGGCAGCCACCTGAATGTGGAGCTGGCGTTAGCGGATAAAGTCTATGCGACCTATCAGCAAGCCATTGATGCCTATGGGCCGCAGGTGCCGCACCTGAATGTGGTCCGTTTGCTGGAGGAGCGCAGCGGTCAGGTGCTGCGCTGA
- a CDS encoding class II aldolase/adducin family protein, giving the protein MSELTLEQQQEQVRIDLAAMFRLTHYFGWDDTIWNHITARVPGSDHHFYMHRFGLYYDEVCASNLIKVDEEGNVLEGPEDVNTAGFIIHGAVHLSDSHKDNRFVFHAHPKSASAATAFKELPFLIQDSSMLYGKVGFHDWEGLSVDPDERFRIAENLGDNSCLVMRNHGFLTVGATAGECFMNMYYLVRLCEVALQATASGYELDPGPTELWEKASKQYEAFPPGKYEWPALLRKCDRLDPSYKQ; this is encoded by the coding sequence ATGAGCGAACTGACATTGGAACAGCAACAGGAACAGGTGCGGATTGATCTGGCAGCCATGTTCCGTCTGACCCATTATTTTGGCTGGGATGACACCATCTGGAACCATATCACCGCCCGGGTGCCCGGTTCTGATCATCACTTTTATATGCACCGTTTTGGTCTCTATTACGATGAGGTTTGTGCGTCTAACCTGATCAAAGTGGATGAAGAGGGCAATGTGCTGGAAGGTCCGGAAGATGTGAACACTGCCGGTTTTATCATTCACGGTGCGGTTCACCTGAGTGACAGCCATAAAGATAACCGTTTTGTGTTCCATGCCCATCCTAAATCCGCCAGTGCGGCCACCGCATTTAAAGAGCTGCCGTTTCTGATTCAGGATTCTTCAATGTTGTACGGCAAAGTTGGCTTCCACGACTGGGAAGGCCTGTCGGTTGATCCGGATGAGCGCTTCCGGATTGCTGAAAACCTGGGGGATAACAGCTGTCTGGTGATGCGAAATCACGGTTTTCTGACGGTAGGTGCCACCGCCGGTGAGTGTTTTATGAATATGTATTATCTGGTGCGGCTGTGTGAAGTTGCCCTGCAGGCGACGGCTTCCGGTTATGAGCTGGACCCCGGCCCGACCGAGCTGTGGGAAAAAGCATCCAAACAGTACGAAGCTTTCCCGCCGGGTAAGTATGAATGGCCGGCACTGCTGCGCAAGTGCGACCGGCTGGATCCATCTTACAAACAGTAA
- a CDS encoding 2-hydroxyacid dehydrogenase, giving the protein MAILLNNHGYDNASWQAALAELLPEQQVYLLSDMTPARRQQVEYALVWDHPPGDLAGYPNLKAIHLLGAGTEALDADPATPDVPVLRLVDPQVLEDMARYALYWVLHFHRRFGLYAQQQSQAHWERHNLCASDEFRVLVLGLGMVGKTVASRLAANGYQVLGWDRNQAALAGVECYGGGDLPLALPQADVIINCLPLTPDTRHMIDASLLRLLPDGAVLVNISRGEVLVDTDVIDALACGRLSQAVLDAFSTEPLPAESPLWHHPDIHITPHMSGATYARSAAKLVVDNIHRIEQGGQPFPLHQPGRFTDNNKM; this is encoded by the coding sequence ATGGCAATTCTGCTGAACAACCATGGTTATGACAATGCCAGCTGGCAGGCCGCACTGGCGGAGCTGTTACCTGAACAACAGGTCTATCTGTTATCGGATATGACACCGGCCCGCCGTCAGCAGGTTGAATATGCACTGGTATGGGATCACCCGCCGGGCGATCTTGCCGGGTATCCCAACCTGAAAGCGATACACCTGCTGGGTGCCGGTACTGAAGCGCTGGATGCCGATCCGGCAACACCGGATGTCCCTGTGCTGCGGCTGGTTGATCCACAGGTGCTGGAGGATATGGCCCGCTATGCGTTGTACTGGGTATTACATTTTCACCGGCGTTTCGGGCTCTATGCACAGCAGCAAAGCCAGGCACATTGGGAGCGGCATAACCTGTGTGCCAGTGATGAGTTTAGGGTGCTGGTGCTGGGGCTGGGGATGGTAGGAAAAACGGTGGCCAGCCGCCTTGCCGCAAACGGCTACCAGGTGCTGGGCTGGGACCGGAATCAGGCAGCGTTAGCGGGGGTGGAGTGTTACGGTGGCGGTGATTTACCGCTGGCACTGCCGCAGGCAGATGTGATCATTAACTGTTTGCCGCTAACCCCTGATACCCGTCATATGATTGATGCCAGTCTGTTGCGGCTACTGCCTGACGGTGCCGTGCTGGTCAATATCAGCCGGGGGGAAGTGCTGGTGGATACCGATGTGATTGATGCACTGGCCTGCGGGCGGTTATCACAGGCCGTGCTGGACGCTTTCTCTACCGAACCTTTACCCGCGGAGTCTCCTCTGTGGCATCACCCTGATATTCATATTACTCCCCATATGTCCGGCGCAACCTATGCCCGGTCGGCGGCTAAACTGGTGGTAGACAATATTCACAGAATTGAGCAGGGCGGGCAGCCGTTTCCGCTGCATCAGCCCGGCCGGTTCACCGATAACAATAAAATGTGA
- a CDS encoding sulfite exporter TauE/SafE family protein, which translates to MLTDPLFYLAAIPAVLIVGISKGGFGGSLGMIAVPMLTLTVASPVAAAIMLPILFAMDIQALWRFRQHFDKRNLQILLPAAAVGIGIGTLSFQHLSDNHLKLIIGVTSLLFCGNALLHALRKQTPAPRSAHFGRGAFWGTLAGFTSFSIHAGGPPLSFYLLPQRLNKTVFVTTSIIFFTCVNGMKLIPYSMLGLFSSQHLLTSLVLMPLAIAGVRLGTRLHHVLDADLFYRFCYFFLFIVGLKLTAEALM; encoded by the coding sequence ATGCTGACTGATCCCCTGTTCTACCTGGCAGCCATTCCGGCTGTACTGATCGTTGGCATATCCAAGGGCGGCTTTGGCGGCTCACTGGGTATGATTGCTGTGCCCATGCTTACCCTCACGGTTGCCTCTCCTGTCGCCGCAGCCATCATGCTGCCAATTCTGTTCGCCATGGACATTCAGGCCCTGTGGCGTTTCCGGCAGCACTTTGACAAACGCAATCTGCAAATCCTGCTACCGGCAGCGGCAGTGGGAATCGGCATCGGTACGCTGAGCTTTCAGCATTTAAGTGACAACCATCTGAAACTGATTATCGGGGTAACGTCCCTGCTGTTCTGTGGCAATGCCCTCCTGCACGCCCTGCGTAAACAAACCCCGGCTCCCCGTTCGGCGCATTTTGGACGCGGTGCTTTCTGGGGCACCCTGGCCGGTTTTACCAGCTTCAGCATCCATGCCGGCGGGCCGCCGCTGAGTTTTTACCTGCTACCCCAACGGCTTAATAAAACCGTTTTTGTCACCACCAGTATTATTTTCTTTACCTGTGTAAACGGTATGAAACTGATTCCCTATTCAATGCTCGGGCTGTTCAGTAGCCAGCACCTGCTCACCTCTCTTGTGCTGATGCCGCTGGCGATTGCCGGGGTAAGACTCGGCACCCGGTTACACCATGTGCTGGATGCTGACCTCTTTTACCGCTTTTGTTACTTCTTCCTGTTTATTGTTGGCCTGAAACTCACCGCTGAAGCGTTGATGTAA